The Falco biarmicus isolate bFalBia1 chromosome 20, bFalBia1.pri, whole genome shotgun sequence DNA window GGACAGTGTCATTTATCCTACATCAATCTATACCTCATCTGTCATTTTTCCTTATTAAGTCTGCTACTTTAATAAAGGAATCTATTTTTtcgttatttatttattgttccCCAGGTGACTATAAAGTATTTGTTAAGAAATTTACTTCAGACTCACTACAGGATGGGAGATAGGCTGATCTGTCATTCTTTGCCCTCCTTTTTTCTGGAGGTTCACCTTGACGATGTAAAATGCACACTCTGCTCTTTTCCAATGCCACCTTCATCATCCGGTTTTCAAAAACAATTCAAagacaaaacataaaaattctACAATTAGCAAAATTGAATTCTGATGAGTTCTAGACAGAATGTCACAAGCCTTAAACACATCTATGACCTGGCTCGATTTGGTCTTGTTCTATTATGAACCACATTCCTACCCCCATGCTAAAGGGCAGCTTCATTTTAAGTAATCAGCCACAATTAGCCTTTTCTCAGGGAAGCATTCTGGGCTGAATACCTAAGCTGTCTCTGCATTCTCtgttgttttgcatttttagcTTTTAGATAACGGAAGAGCAATGAGAGGAACTGAGTATTAGTTTTTCAACACACTTCCCAGACTTGGAGGTACTCACAGTAAgctcagaaatgcaaaagaCTTACTGTCAAAAATCCCCTTGACTTCAAGAGGGTTGGAACTTTGTCCAAGATGTTTctgcattaacaaaaaaaaaataaatccatttatATTCTGTTACTGATCTGTCATCTTAGATGTTCTTGTTAATTTGTAAGGCACTGCAGCTTAAACAACAGGAGGAGAAGCTTAAAGAAAACGTAGTTACCAGCTGAGCTTTGCTGATCAGATTTGGCAGCTTTAAAGccaattaattttctgttcaaaCCTCCTTCAGTAGAACTGGAAAGCGGATAGTGATAGGATGGGTGCCAGGTGGATTTCATGCATAGCTCATTCAGTCCTCAGAGACAGAATGAATGAGCTTTTAAGTTTCACAtcagaagagaataaaaaatgtggtttgtttCTCCcaataaataccaaaatacaTGAGAGGGACATTCAGTGCAGAAACATCAGCAGCAAGGTAGAAAATTGTAGACAAATGGGCaaacagtaacattttcttttctaatggtttagaagaaaaacagtgtgTAATGAGTATTCCCATACATATAGATGTTGAGTGGAACACTGAAGGGCATCCAACAGAAAAACACTCAATATTTTTAGCCAGTGAAGCAATTAGGGAAAGCTCCCTTTTAAACAGGAAGAGACTTATGTATGAAAGCAACCAGCAAGTGGGTATTTCCattgctgaagtgttttttaaactcaagagacttgtttgttttcattggaTGTTTTAAACTGTCTGAACTTACGATTTCAAGCTAGAACTTTATGAAAGTACATAATTTAAACACTGACCAagtaaaatgaatatttttatatatatcctCACACAgattcagcagcaaaaccagaagctttGTTGCTCTTAGCAATTTAAAACATAGTTTTTGAAACACCTATTTCAAAATCTTACAAAGCTTGAATTACTTCCCTTTAGTAAGCATAACCACAGTGTTCATAATCTCTGCTAGGTTCCTATGGTCATATTTACTGACTTTACTGTCAATGTCTCTTCAAATTCTAAACTCCCCTTGCTACCATAGAGACCCCAGTCTAAATTATAACATGTAATGACAACCAACTGCGTAAgaaatcactgcagaaaaacaaGAGTCATCATTTAGAGGTATGTCTTGATTTTAACTGCACTTGAATGCCAAACTAAAGCAGTTTGTCATTCTTCTTAGTAGtatagttttacttttttttaatgggattttACAAAGTTTTGAAATGGAGCAAACTGCTGCAACAGTAACACTATGAGTCTGTGCCCTCTTGACCCCCTAAAGGGAAGAAACTTATACTGTGATCCAATAGTTTTCTAAGTTCTGCTTCTTAATAATACTTAATACTAGAGCCAAAGGTTTGCAACTTGGATATATTAGCCACATAAACTGAATCTAGACGATCTAAATCCAGGTGATCTGTTTTCCCAAGCACAAACAGATAATATGCAGCAAGCTTCTGACTTCAATAAGAGGCAGGTATTTAACAGCAACGAaatttgtgtaatttttttttaaaaggcttacAGAAATAACCATAGGTAAATCTGTAACTTCATACACTTCACAGATGACAGtttaaaactctgctttttGTCATCCTTATAGATGATTGGAGATTTTAGAAACACTTAACACAATATTCTAGGAAATTTAACTTccaaaatctctttttctcccactttcttctgtttaaacaACATTATCAAGACTGATTGCAAACGAGAtgtgattaattaaaaaagtaaaagactGGTAAATATGATGTAGACTAATGACAAGAGTTTTGAAAGTCTTTAGATGCTAAAGATGCAGATAGGCACCTTACTGGATTTTCAAAAATTCCTAAGCAAGTAAGGCGCTTACATGCTTAGGCGGTTCGAAAATCCTACTAAGTACATATCTGCATCTTTAGGTATCTAAATACCCTGGAAAATCTCACCCTACATGTCCAGTTTCTCtcattgtttgttttaaacagtaTCAGTTTGACAGGTGCTTGTGACTTTTACCTAATaaaagggggaaaggaggaTTCATTAAGTCTGAAAGGATTTCCAGAGAAAACTAATACACAGTGGGGTAAGGATATATCTTATGCTAGCAACAGGACTAtccagcatttttctttattacgTTAGGCTCACAATTTGTACCAATGTCGCTTTGTACATTTTTATGTTTCACCTTTTTTAACAGTCAaatgacaagaaagaaaaagtgctcAAAACCACCATAAGCATCTTTAAATAAACTGGATATACAGCAAATAATACTGATGATtctaaataacaaaataaaagagcagtGTAATTCTAGATTATGTTAACATCATCTAGATGTCACTCTATTTATTGACATTACCAGCAGAGTTTTGATGATGTGCTTTTATGTTTATATCAGAATGGCATTGGTTTCACTTGAAAAGCTGTAgaagtattaaaatatattttcaaattaagacTTTATATCTCTTTATATATAGAACACTATTTCTAAGCTGATCTTTTAAATCTATTTATATTCTGAGACAAAATGGAAGTAAGATTGCAAGTACATTCTACTAAGATTTTAGcaccaaaacattttctacagtagaaagaaaacacaaaaaaaccccaaccataaAATAATCTGAGGTCCTTTTCCACTTACATTGCAAAATCCCATGTTTCATAGATATATTTCTATACTATATTCTAGAGTGAGAGACTGGTTgtgacaataaaagaaaaaaacacccttaGCAGTAACATTAGAAATACCATGGCTGCTTCAGAATTCAGTTGCATTAAACTTCCATAACGTTAAAGCCAAACAATGCAAAATtctttctactttctttttcaaatgcttcCAGTATTTTCTGGGGATGGAAGTTTAGGGACAGCCTAAGTGATGTATCAACAAGtaaaaaaagatcttttaatGTATAGAATCCCTTGGAGCAATAGGATTTTAAATGGATATTTCATATTGTTACTATCTACCACTATCCCATGTATTGTatctacttatttttaaaaagttgctgCTTAAGTTGATGAAAGTTTCCTGAACTGctagaaatatttaatacatttatgAAACATTTATCATTGCACTCAGTCTCTATTTTAATACACAAAATATACTACAAGTtttgctctgcatttctgcaatCTAACAAACTCCATTTAGCTTTGCAGAGTACTTGCAATCACAGTGAATTTCTGTTTCAGactctctcttttctgttttaagtggGTTTCTATGGTCCTTGCTTCTTTTAAGATCCCATCAAGTTCTTGGACATAAGAAGCATCCATCGCTGCTCTCTCACTTAATTGAAAAAATCTGTAGTTAAAATCAATACTGACACCATTAACTTTTTCACTACTTAGAActgcttttatgcttttcttaaaaatttgtATCTGTCAATACTCTGTTTCTGACCAAATCAGTTCTCTGTtgtaacagaaaacagcttttttctttcaagatctGTGGTAGGTagttttcagcacaaatttCTCTAAACTGCAGCCACAGTAATCCATCTTATCTAGAGAAATTAGAAAACTGCTGTATAGGACAGAAAGTTAACTTGCCTTAATATGTGAGCATATTTTGATAACAAGTTCATAATTTCTTTGTTcatctctgttaaaaaaaagaagtaattttatttaaacatttgaaTGATTTTTTGTGGCAACATTGAATTAGATAATTACATAGGCACTTGCAGTATATTTAATACATCaccatttaaaactttttccagTGGTTCAGCTTTGTGAAGGGACTGCGAGCCCTCAGAAAAAGCCAAATCTGTTTTGTCAAGGGAGGACAACTGAGGATTTTCCGAAGCTTCATTCTAATAACAAGagcacataaaaaaatacaggttcTAGGACTTAAAACAAGCTTAGCACAGATAAGAGtttaactgagaaaaaaagaggttttaaaaaatcttgagaGACTGCTTTCAAAGGAAGTGTATTGTTGGCTTCACAGCATCAACACCATCCACTGTGAACAGGCAGAGCACCTAGGGGAGTTCGTGGGAAGCACCAGGTTGAGATCTTTGCTTGTATCACTAAAAGCTGGTGTGCTTCGGAAGCTCGCTCTCAAGAAGTCCTTCATAACTGCATTGCAGTGCACacccagttttgtttttcttcaaacacTTAAGAGAAACTGTACAGTCTACTTGCATAAGAACGtcacatattttttcccctaacccCTGTAAACTGCCATGAAGTGCTCTGCCCTCTCTCCTTGAGAGGAACCCACAGCAATGCCACAGAAGGACATGGGGCCGTTTTATAACAGTTTGTGTCACTCCCCTGGGGCCAGAAGGGTCCAGGTACTCCCTCCCTTCCTTATACAGTACCGCTCACCTCCATCTCTTTTTTCCGTTTACTTCTATTTTCATCAGGTTTTTGTGTGTTGCTTGTCATCGTTGCCTGATAAAAAGTACGTCACGTTTGGTAAGGGGTTATCTTTGTGTGACTGGAGAACACATCTATATTAAAATACCATGTAAAACCTGTAAGCAGTACCTGTGTAAGCTCCTCTGTGAAGGAGCTCTCCTCGCCGCAGAGAGGCAGCACCTCAGAGCACGGTGTGTGCAGTGAAGAGAGCAGGTCCAAGTGGCTCCCGGCCCTGGGGCTCCCGGCCCTGGGGCTCCCGGCAGGGCCGTGGTTCGGCCCTGGGGCTGCTGACACCGATTCTGCTTGCCCAAATGGGCGCTGTTCCTCCTCAGCTCCACCTATGCTCCCCCAGCACCTCGCACCCTGAGGGCCATCGGTggccccctgcagccctctccTCAGGCCCTCCCCCCTGGCCCTCAGGCCCTCCCCCCTCAGGCCCTCTCCTCTCAGGGCCTCTCTCCTCAGGCCCTCTCCTCTGGCCCTCAGGCCCCCTCTCCTCTGGCCCTCAGGCCCTCTCCCCTCTGGCCCTCAGGCCCTCTCTCCTCAGGCCCCCTCTCCTCTCAGGACTTCAGGCTCCTC harbors:
- the TEX12 gene encoding testis-expressed protein 12; this translates as MTSNTQKPDENRSKRKKEMENEASENPQLSSLDKTDLAFSEGSQSLHKAEPLEKVLNEMNKEIMNLLSKYAHILSERAAMDASYVQELDGILKEARTIETHLKQKRESLKQKFTVIASTLQS